The Deltaproteobacteria bacterium genome includes a region encoding these proteins:
- a CDS encoding 4-hydroxyphenylacetate 3-hydroxylase, whose protein sequence is MALRTRERYLASLKGMRPNIHKFGELIQDITTHPATRRVVESHARAFDAAFDPKLSEIFTTTSSFTGEKIHRFTSLMTTLDEIVFNMKLKRASYRRTGTCSGGTCVGWNAANVLWAITQEVDRECGTGYQERLKKWILHAQEKGLVVAGALTDAKGDRSLKPSQQPNMDSNLRVVEVKKDGIVVRGAKVMIAGAAASEEIFVVPGTAYGRDEKYFSVAFVVPRDVEGLTIVEARRASDGRELEEGFDIPETGITQGYLFFENVFVPNDRVFLFGEYQFTGKFIQYFTANYRSCIGACVAGQGDVMIGAAMLMARANGLQVKTFQNKLVEMAVNNETTYSAGIGALTQGRQHPSGVWIADSLAAHTNKVLVATLPYQTKRICQDICGGIAETGCFPSYKDYTSPKYGGLIRKYLKAGQKVSAESRARAARLVEWLTLGAGVPGTMHGGGSPDGAKVVVRLESAFEEYAGYAAKVAGITEEVPEPERNR, encoded by the coding sequence ATGGCACTTCGGACGAGAGAGCGGTACCTCGCATCCCTGAAAGGCATGCGCCCCAACATCCACAAGTTCGGGGAGCTGATCCAGGACATCACGACCCACCCCGCGACCCGCCGCGTGGTCGAGAGCCACGCGCGGGCGTTCGACGCGGCGTTCGATCCGAAGCTCTCCGAGATCTTCACGACGACCTCGTCGTTCACCGGTGAGAAGATCCACCGGTTCACCTCCCTCATGACCACCCTGGACGAGATCGTCTTCAACATGAAGTTGAAGCGCGCCAGCTACCGCCGGACGGGGACCTGCTCCGGCGGGACGTGCGTCGGGTGGAACGCCGCCAACGTCCTGTGGGCGATCACGCAGGAGGTCGACCGCGAGTGCGGGACGGGGTACCAGGAGCGGCTGAAGAAGTGGATCCTCCACGCGCAGGAGAAGGGGCTGGTGGTCGCCGGGGCGCTGACGGACGCCAAGGGGGACCGGAGCCTGAAACCGTCGCAGCAGCCGAACATGGACAGCAACCTGCGGGTGGTGGAGGTGAAGAAGGACGGGATCGTGGTCCGCGGGGCGAAGGTGATGATCGCCGGGGCGGCCGCCTCGGAGGAGATCTTCGTCGTTCCGGGCACCGCGTACGGGAGGGACGAAAAGTATTTCTCGGTGGCGTTCGTGGTTCCGCGGGATGTCGAGGGGCTCACCATCGTGGAGGCGCGCCGCGCCAGCGACGGGAGGGAGCTCGAGGAGGGGTTCGACATCCCCGAGACCGGGATCACCCAGGGGTACCTCTTCTTCGAGAACGTCTTCGTCCCCAACGATCGGGTGTTCCTCTTCGGCGAATACCAGTTCACCGGGAAGTTCATCCAGTACTTCACCGCGAACTACCGGTCGTGCATCGGTGCGTGCGTGGCGGGCCAGGGCGACGTGATGATCGGCGCGGCGATGCTCATGGCGCGCGCCAACGGGCTGCAGGTCAAGACGTTCCAGAACAAGCTGGTGGAGATGGCGGTGAACAACGAGACCACCTACAGCGCGGGGATCGGCGCGCTGACGCAGGGGCGGCAGCACCCCTCGGGGGTCTGGATCGCCGACTCCCTGGCCGCCCACACGAACAAGGTGCTGGTGGCGACGCTGCCGTACCAGACCAAGCGGATCTGCCAGGACATCTGCGGCGGGATCGCCGAGACCGGCTGCTTCCCGTCGTACAAGGATTACACCAGTCCGAAGTACGGCGGACTCATCCGGAAATACCTGAAAGCGGGACAGAAGGTGTCGGCGGAGAGCCGCGCGCGGGCGGCGCGCCTGGTCGAGTGGCTCACGCTGGGCGCCGGCGTCCCGGGGACGATGCACGGCGGCGGGTCGCCCGACGGCGCGAAGGTCGTGGTGCGGCTCGAGTCGGCGTTCGAGGAGTACGCCGGCTACGCGGCGAAGGTCGCCGGGATCACCGAGGAGGTTCCCGAGCCCGAACGGAACCGGTAA
- a CDS encoding acyl-CoA dehydrogenase family protein, producing the protein MPEMKFTQQQELMRKAVREFVEKEVKPIAARLDAECHFPDDLFRKMGKLGFLGVFVPQQYGGAGMGLTERAIILEELARHAAGFAMAVMTHNLGVEAILAYGTEEQKGKYLMDMATGKKVSGLAVTEPGGGSDVAGQKTAAVREDGRWVINGRKCFITNSSNAEVNVITARTGEDAKGRPAFSAFIVEKGTEGFSAGRDEDKVGLRGSHMGDLLLNNCRVGEEALLGGEGNGNKMALATISKIGRTGMAAIGVGILRACLEDGVKFAKERIIYGKPLSRLPAIQMEIAQIRIDHDAAKLLTYHAIGLKEAGAGGDAEVAIAKYYATEGAVRAAKRTMDLMGGYGVITEYPVGRYMRDALACIASGGTSHIMQVIVAGQALA; encoded by the coding sequence ATGCCGGAGATGAAGTTCACCCAGCAGCAGGAGCTGATGCGGAAGGCGGTCCGGGAGTTCGTCGAGAAGGAGGTGAAGCCGATCGCCGCGCGGCTCGACGCGGAGTGCCACTTCCCGGACGATCTCTTCCGGAAGATGGGGAAGCTCGGGTTCCTGGGGGTGTTCGTCCCGCAGCAGTACGGCGGGGCGGGGATGGGGCTCACCGAGCGGGCGATCATCCTCGAGGAGCTCGCCCGGCACGCCGCCGGCTTCGCCATGGCGGTCATGACGCACAACCTGGGCGTGGAGGCGATCCTCGCGTACGGGACCGAGGAGCAGAAGGGGAAGTACCTGATGGACATGGCGACGGGCAAGAAGGTGTCGGGGCTGGCGGTCACGGAGCCGGGCGGGGGGTCCGACGTGGCGGGGCAGAAGACCGCCGCGGTGCGCGAGGACGGCCGGTGGGTGATCAACGGGAGGAAGTGCTTCATCACGAACAGCTCCAACGCCGAGGTGAACGTGATCACGGCGCGGACGGGGGAGGACGCCAAGGGACGCCCTGCGTTCTCCGCCTTCATCGTCGAGAAGGGGACGGAAGGATTCTCGGCGGGCCGCGACGAAGACAAGGTCGGCCTGCGCGGCTCCCACATGGGGGACCTGCTGCTGAACAACTGCCGGGTCGGCGAGGAGGCGCTGCTGGGCGGGGAGGGGAACGGGAACAAGATGGCGCTGGCGACGATCTCCAAGATCGGACGGACCGGCATGGCGGCGATCGGCGTGGGGATCCTCCGGGCGTGCCTCGAGGACGGGGTGAAGTTCGCGAAGGAGCGGATCATCTACGGGAAGCCGCTGTCGCGCCTGCCGGCGATCCAGATGGAGATCGCGCAGATCCGGATCGACCACGACGCGGCGAAGCTGCTGACGTATCACGCCATCGGCCTCAAGGAGGCGGGAGCGGGCGGGGACGCCGAGGTGGCGATCGCCAAGTATTACGCCACGGAAGGCGCGGTCCGGGCGGCGAAGCGGACGATGGACCTGATGGGCGGATACGGGGTCATCACGGAGTACCCGGTGGGGCGGTACATGCGGGACGCGCTGGCGTGCATCGCCAGCGGCGGCACCTCCCACATCATGCAGGTCATCGTCGCCGGCCAGGCGCTGGCGTAG
- a CDS encoding electron transfer flavoprotein subunit beta/FixA family protein, which produces MSGLHVIVLVKPVPDPACYDRVEIDPATGVLARQGMPSVLNPSDRHALEEALLLQERHGGRVTLISMTPESSAETLREALAMGGDEAVILSDRAFAGSDSLATSRVLAAGVAKVAPFDLVLAGNESADGGTVHVPSQVGELLDVAHLANVIRLEVDADGSVRTRTRIENGYMEVEGALPMVLGVRREINTPRYTSLMGVIASQGKPIRVYGSAELGIDGSRVGMEGSNMRPGKLSRPSYDRKGERLKGGPEEAVARIVGILRAEGVLG; this is translated from the coding sequence ATGAGCGGGCTCCATGTCATCGTCCTGGTCAAGCCGGTGCCGGACCCGGCGTGCTACGACCGGGTCGAGATCGACCCGGCGACCGGGGTTCTCGCGCGGCAGGGGATGCCGTCGGTGCTGAACCCTTCCGACCGGCACGCGCTGGAGGAGGCGCTCCTCCTCCAGGAGCGGCACGGGGGGCGCGTCACGCTGATCAGCATGACTCCGGAGAGCTCCGCGGAGACGCTGCGGGAGGCGCTGGCGATGGGGGGCGACGAGGCGGTGATCCTCAGCGACCGCGCCTTCGCGGGCTCGGACTCGCTGGCCACGTCGAGGGTCCTCGCCGCGGGGGTGGCGAAGGTCGCGCCGTTCGACCTGGTGCTGGCGGGAAACGAGAGCGCCGACGGCGGCACCGTCCACGTCCCGTCGCAGGTGGGGGAGCTGCTCGACGTCGCCCACCTGGCCAACGTCATCCGGCTGGAAGTCGACGCGGACGGGAGCGTGCGGACGCGCACCCGGATCGAGAACGGGTACATGGAGGTGGAAGGGGCGCTCCCGATGGTCCTGGGAGTCCGCCGGGAGATCAACACCCCCCGCTACACGTCGCTGATGGGCGTCATCGCCTCCCAGGGGAAACCGATCCGCGTCTACGGGTCGGCGGAGCTCGGGATCGACGGCTCCCGGGTCGGGATGGAAGGGTCGAACATGCGGCCGGGGAAGTTGAGCCGGCCCTCGTACGACCGGAAGGGGGAGCGGCTGAAGGGCGGCCCCGAGGAGGCGGTCGCCCGGATCGTCGGGATCCTCCGCGCGGAGGGGGTTCTCGGATGA
- a CDS encoding electron transfer flavoprotein subunit alpha/FixB family protein, whose translation MTGDAKAPARRGAIWIVAEQAGERLAPVSLEILGQALRMARAAGGCEVDAVLIGNDAAGPASALAAAGAEKVFLADDPRLSPYQNDTHGAVLTRLIAREGPDVVLFGASACGEELAPTVAARLDTGLGAHCTDLDVGTDGLLMMGVLGFGGRVHTEMFCPAKRPQMASVKPGMFQPPPRAEREGTVVREDVAGLLAGAKIRLRAVAAVRVEPEGGPLEGAEVVVAGGFGIGGKEPWALLEELARELSGAVGCTRPALDEGWTSGEHTMIGTSGRTVRPKVYLGFGISGSPHHTVGIKDAGIIVSVNSDPHAPVFDSSDYCVVSDFRKIVPALVREIRKVKGGGSAAPSPASA comes from the coding sequence ATGACGGGGGACGCGAAGGCGCCCGCCCGGAGGGGCGCGATCTGGATCGTGGCGGAGCAGGCGGGGGAGAGGCTGGCTCCCGTGAGCCTGGAGATCCTCGGGCAGGCGCTCCGGATGGCGCGCGCGGCGGGAGGGTGCGAGGTCGACGCGGTGCTGATCGGCAACGACGCGGCCGGCCCGGCTTCGGCGCTCGCCGCGGCCGGCGCGGAAAAGGTGTTCCTGGCCGACGACCCCCGGCTGTCCCCGTACCAGAACGACACCCACGGCGCGGTCCTTACGAGGCTCATCGCCCGGGAGGGGCCGGATGTCGTCCTGTTCGGGGCCAGCGCGTGCGGGGAGGAGCTGGCGCCGACGGTGGCGGCCCGCCTCGACACGGGGCTGGGCGCGCACTGCACGGACCTCGACGTGGGGACCGACGGGCTGCTGATGATGGGCGTCCTCGGGTTCGGGGGCCGCGTGCACACGGAGATGTTCTGCCCCGCGAAGCGGCCGCAGATGGCGAGCGTCAAGCCCGGGATGTTCCAGCCCCCTCCGCGGGCGGAGCGGGAAGGGACCGTCGTGCGGGAGGATGTCGCGGGGCTGCTGGCCGGCGCGAAGATCCGCCTGCGGGCGGTTGCGGCGGTCCGGGTGGAGCCGGAAGGGGGCCCGCTCGAAGGCGCCGAGGTCGTCGTGGCCGGCGGGTTCGGGATCGGCGGGAAGGAGCCTTGGGCGCTCCTCGAGGAGTTGGCCCGCGAGCTGTCCGGCGCCGTGGGATGCACGCGCCCCGCCCTCGACGAGGGGTGGACCTCCGGCGAGCACACGATGATCGGGACGAGCGGCAGGACGGTGCGCCCGAAGGTCTACCTGGGTTTCGGGATCTCCGGCTCCCCGCACCACACGGTGGGGATCAAGGACGCCGGGATCATCGTGAGCGTCAACAGCGACCCGCACGCCCCGGTGTTCGATTCGTCCGACTACTGCGTCGTGTCCGATTTCCGCAAGATCGTCCCGGCCCTCGTCCGGGAGATCCGCAAGGTGAAGGGGGGCGGATCCGCCGCGCCGTCCCCGGCGTCCGCCTGA
- a CDS encoding HAMP domain-containing protein: protein MKWYQSIRVKIVLSVVATAILVNVFFIRNLLQIQEQHLNETILRTASLLSKTVENSLTSEMLGQNAPAAEGIVIHAYRVVDTIAAQEGVEQIRIYNGLGQIVSSSKQDEVGRVADKGSEACRSCHDGASPPKAASGAPRTRIYTSDGGHRVLEMIHPLYNERKCYTAECHFHSESMKVLGVVDLRMSLENVDGILQEARSRVVSFNLMSIAAISSILVVVLLVVIGRPVAQLLRGTQWVAEGELEHVIPVTAEDEIGQLARSFNRMTEHLRDANAEIQTWIQNLESMVDERTAELKSAQERLLQTEKMVAIGRIAATVAHEINNPLTGVYTYIKLMERKISGGGTGREEVAMYREYLSTMGREVERTTAIVSNLLDLTRPKDPVRKPVDIGRVIGESLAIIQNQLKISNVTVERSLCHVPEFLADPAQMKQVFINLFVNASDAMEQGGVLSIRSSHDAAKGKVTVEVGDTGNGIPKENLSRIFDPFFTTKGKGTGLGLSVVKGVVERHGGTIGIESAVGRGTQVRIVLPAV from the coding sequence ATGAAGTGGTACCAGTCCATCCGCGTCAAGATCGTCCTTTCCGTGGTGGCCACGGCCATTCTCGTGAACGTGTTCTTCATCCGCAACCTGCTGCAGATCCAGGAGCAGCACCTGAACGAGACGATCCTGCGGACCGCCTCCCTCCTCAGCAAGACCGTGGAGAACTCCCTGACGTCGGAGATGCTCGGGCAGAACGCGCCGGCGGCGGAGGGGATCGTCATCCACGCCTACCGGGTGGTGGACACGATCGCCGCCCAGGAAGGGGTGGAGCAGATCCGCATCTACAACGGGCTGGGGCAGATCGTCAGCTCCTCGAAACAGGACGAGGTGGGGCGGGTGGCGGACAAGGGTTCGGAGGCGTGCCGGTCCTGCCACGACGGCGCGTCCCCGCCGAAGGCCGCCTCCGGGGCCCCGCGCACGCGGATCTACACGTCGGACGGCGGCCACCGCGTCCTCGAGATGATCCACCCGCTGTACAACGAGAGGAAGTGCTACACGGCGGAGTGCCACTTCCACTCGGAGTCGATGAAGGTCCTCGGGGTCGTGGATCTCCGCATGTCGCTGGAAAACGTGGACGGGATCCTTCAGGAGGCGAGGTCGCGGGTCGTCTCCTTCAACCTGATGTCGATCGCGGCCATCTCCTCGATCCTCGTCGTGGTCCTCCTCGTGGTGATCGGCAGGCCGGTCGCGCAGCTCCTCCGCGGGACGCAGTGGGTCGCCGAGGGCGAGCTGGAGCACGTCATCCCGGTGACGGCGGAGGACGAGATCGGCCAGCTCGCCCGGTCGTTCAACCGGATGACGGAGCACCTGCGGGACGCCAACGCCGAGATCCAGACGTGGATCCAGAACCTCGAGAGCATGGTGGACGAGCGGACGGCGGAGCTGAAAAGCGCGCAGGAGCGGCTCCTTCAGACCGAGAAGATGGTGGCCATCGGGCGGATCGCCGCCACGGTGGCCCACGAGATCAACAATCCCCTGACCGGCGTGTACACCTACATCAAGCTGATGGAGCGGAAGATCTCCGGGGGAGGGACGGGGCGGGAGGAGGTCGCGATGTACCGGGAGTACCTCTCCACGATGGGACGGGAGGTGGAGAGGACCACCGCGATCGTGTCGAACCTCCTCGACCTCACCCGGCCGAAGGATCCCGTCCGGAAGCCGGTCGACATCGGGAGGGTGATCGGGGAGTCGCTGGCCATCATCCAGAACCAGCTGAAGATCAGCAACGTGACGGTCGAGCGGTCGCTCTGCCACGTGCCGGAGTTCCTCGCGGATCCGGCGCAGATGAAGCAGGTGTTCATCAACCTCTTCGTCAACGCCAGCGACGCGATGGAGCAGGGCGGGGTTCTGTCGATCCGGAGCTCCCACGACGCGGCGAAGGGAAAGGTCACGGTCGAGGTCGGGGACACGGGGAACGGGATTCCGAAGGAAAACCTGTCGAGGATCTTCGATCCCTTCTTCACGACCAAGGGGAAGGGAACGGGGCTGGGCCTCTCCGTCGTGAAGGGGGTCGTGGAGCGCCACGGCGGGACGATCGGGATCGAGAGCGCCGTCGGGCGGGGGACCCAGGTGAGAATCGTCCTGCCGGCGGTGTGA
- a CDS encoding archaemetzincin family Zn-dependent metalloprotease, which produces MNPDPRGRRIFVRPVGPVDDAIVRRLRREIGRYFGEAVEELGAMEIPEGSFDPKRNQHHSTAILKAVLSDVPAGALRVLGIVDRDLCIPILTFVFGEAQLGGTVALVSLARLRQEFYGLPPDPPLFFDRLRKESLHELGHTFGLIHCRLPDCVMYLSNTIRDVDRKGRELCRNCRESLLAKMEGGRS; this is translated from the coding sequence ATGAACCCCGACCCCCGGGGAAGGAGGATCTTCGTCCGTCCCGTGGGGCCGGTCGACGACGCGATCGTCCGGAGGCTTCGGAGGGAGATCGGAAGGTATTTCGGCGAGGCGGTGGAGGAGCTGGGCGCGATGGAGATCCCGGAGGGCAGCTTCGACCCGAAGCGGAACCAGCACCACTCGACGGCCATCCTGAAGGCGGTCCTCTCGGACGTCCCGGCCGGCGCGTTGCGGGTGCTCGGGATCGTCGACCGGGACCTCTGCATCCCGATCCTCACCTTCGTCTTCGGGGAGGCCCAGCTCGGAGGAACCGTGGCGCTGGTGTCCCTCGCGAGGCTCCGCCAGGAGTTCTACGGGCTCCCTCCCGATCCGCCGCTCTTCTTCGATCGCCTCCGGAAGGAGAGCCTCCACGAGCTGGGGCACACCTTCGGGCTGATCCACTGCCGGTTGCCGGATTGCGTCATGTACCTGTCCAACACGATCCGGGACGTCGACCGGAAGGGAAGGGAGCTCTGCAGGAACTGCCGTGAATCGCTTCTTGCGAAAATGGAAGGCGGGAGGTCGTAG
- a CDS encoding sigma-54-dependent Fis family transcriptional regulator — protein MEKKVQILVVDDEGIVRDSLAAWLGEDGYEVITAEGGAQALKMLPTREWNLMMVDLKMPGMDGIQLMDEVRKVRPELLIIIMTAYATVDTAVQAMKKGAYDYLVKPFNPEDLSLSIRKIVDHQRLVKENLFLRKELKKQYRLHDLISKNERMLEIFELVKTVARSNSTVLLQGESGTGKELLARAIHQESPRSDSPFISVSCVALTETLLESELFGHEKGAFTGADAVKRGKLELAQEGTLFLDEIGDVSLKLQMDLLRVLEAREFHRVGGTERIGIRSRIIAATNRDLRKAIEEGKFREDLYYRLNVIPIRIPPLRDRKEDIPLLVEHFVDGFNIEMGKSAEGISEGGMRLLMDHQWPGNARELRNVVERAMVVAKGKSLQESDISLPAGSPENSRNGKSLDDMEKEHILQVLLENKWNIARSAQMLEIDRVTLYNKIRKYGWRKEEPVK, from the coding sequence ATGGAGAAGAAGGTTCAGATCCTGGTGGTGGACGACGAGGGGATCGTCCGGGATTCGCTGGCCGCGTGGCTCGGGGAGGACGGGTACGAGGTGATCACGGCCGAGGGGGGGGCGCAGGCGCTGAAGATGCTCCCGACGCGGGAGTGGAACCTGATGATGGTGGACCTGAAGATGCCGGGGATGGACGGCATCCAGCTGATGGACGAGGTCCGGAAGGTCCGCCCCGAGCTGCTGATCATCATCATGACCGCGTACGCCACCGTGGACACCGCGGTCCAGGCGATGAAGAAGGGCGCGTACGACTACCTCGTGAAGCCCTTCAATCCGGAGGACCTGTCCCTGTCGATCCGGAAGATCGTCGATCACCAGCGGCTCGTGAAGGAGAACCTCTTCCTCCGGAAGGAACTGAAGAAGCAGTACCGCCTCCACGACCTGATCAGCAAGAACGAGCGGATGCTGGAGATCTTCGAGCTGGTGAAGACGGTCGCCCGGAGCAACTCGACGGTGCTTCTCCAGGGGGAAAGCGGGACGGGGAAGGAGCTGCTCGCCCGGGCCATCCACCAGGAGAGCCCGAGGAGCGACTCCCCGTTCATCTCCGTCTCCTGCGTGGCGCTCACGGAGACGCTGCTGGAGAGCGAGCTGTTCGGCCACGAGAAGGGCGCCTTCACCGGCGCCGACGCGGTCAAGCGCGGGAAGCTCGAGCTGGCGCAGGAAGGGACGCTGTTCCTGGACGAGATCGGGGACGTGAGCCTCAAGCTGCAGATGGACCTGCTGCGGGTCCTCGAGGCGCGGGAGTTCCATCGCGTGGGGGGCACGGAGCGGATCGGGATCCGGTCGCGGATCATCGCGGCGACCAACCGGGACCTGAGAAAGGCGATCGAGGAGGGGAAGTTCCGCGAGGACCTGTACTACCGCCTGAACGTGATCCCCATCCGGATTCCCCCCCTGCGCGACCGGAAGGAGGACATCCCGCTGCTGGTCGAGCACTTCGTCGACGGGTTCAACATCGAGATGGGGAAATCCGCGGAGGGGATCTCCGAGGGCGGGATGCGCCTCCTGATGGACCACCAGTGGCCCGGGAACGCCCGCGAGCTCCGGAACGTCGTCGAGAGGGCGATGGTGGTCGCGAAGGGGAAATCGCTGCAGGAGTCGGACATCAGCCTCCCCGCGGGATCGCCGGAGAACTCCCGCAACGGGAAGTCGCTCGACGACATGGAGAAGGAGCACATCCTCCAGGTCCTCCTCGAGAACAAGTGGAACATCGCCCGCTCGGCGCAGATGCTGGAGATCGACCGCGTCACCCTCTACAACAAGATCCGGAAGTACGGATGGAGGAAGGAGGAGCCGGTGAAGTAG
- a CDS encoding glycine cleavage system protein H has translation MKEGRCPFLETTTVSYCKAFPVKMIPADGASSAKGVCDSPGHVDCTLYVERSAPSEGVESVRGFLLKSDVYLHPRHVWVAVDDASEGAARVGIDDFAQKLIGPVHRVTAPAEGAPVKENAVCFLLHSGGRTVKMVSPLDGTVLEVNRGLSSSPSLVNREPYGGGWILSLRMSEEGLRGLFYGNSARRWMAWEVERLQRAFSSDLGLTATDGGESLPDISGRLSDAQWGRIVRQFVG, from the coding sequence ATGAAAGAGGGAAGATGCCCGTTCCTCGAGACCACGACGGTTTCCTACTGCAAGGCGTTTCCCGTCAAGATGATCCCCGCGGACGGCGCGTCCTCGGCGAAAGGGGTCTGCGACAGCCCGGGACACGTGGATTGCACCCTCTACGTGGAACGGAGCGCGCCGTCCGAAGGAGTGGAGAGCGTCCGGGGCTTCCTCCTGAAAAGCGACGTCTATCTTCACCCCCGGCACGTCTGGGTGGCGGTCGACGACGCGTCGGAAGGCGCGGCGCGCGTGGGGATCGACGATTTCGCGCAGAAACTGATCGGCCCGGTCCATCGGGTGACCGCCCCCGCGGAGGGAGCCCCCGTCAAGGAAAACGCCGTCTGCTTCCTGCTCCATTCCGGCGGCAGGACCGTGAAGATGGTCTCCCCCCTCGACGGGACCGTGCTCGAAGTCAACCGCGGGCTTTCGTCCTCCCCCTCCCTCGTGAACCGGGAACCGTACGGGGGCGGATGGATCCTCTCGCTCCGGATGTCGGAGGAGGGATTGAGAGGACTTTTCTACGGCAACAGCGCAAGGCGGTGGATGGCGTGGGAAGTGGAAAGGCTCCAGCGGGCGTTCTCGTCGGACCTGGGGCTTACGGCCACCGACGGCGGTGAGTCGCTGCCCGACATCAGCGGCAGGTTGAGCGATGCCCAGTGGGGCAGGATCGTCCGCCAGTTCGTCGGGTGA
- a CDS encoding 4Fe-4S dicluster domain-containing protein, translating into MGIQRREFLKIAGAAGCALAAGGTRRAGAAAVSDVELNGMLLDSTKCIGCRACEEACNAANALPKPEVSFSSEQVFDRTRDTAPGAFTVVNRFANPKEPEKPIFVRKQCNHCNQPACATACLVKALEKTPEGPVIYNKDRCMGCRYCMVSCPFDVPKYEYDSAMPYVRKCVFCHERVKRGEQPACSEACPEGATLFGKRRELMEIARQRIYRNPDRYHPRIYGEHEAGGTAWLFLSSVPFEQVGFRGDIGTKSYPEMTSGFLYAVPHIFILWPTFLFGLSYLSKRSTKEDGHGEE; encoded by the coding sequence ATGGGCATCCAGCGGAGAGAGTTCCTGAAGATCGCCGGCGCGGCGGGATGCGCCCTGGCGGCCGGCGGGACCCGGAGGGCCGGCGCCGCGGCGGTGAGCGACGTCGAGCTGAACGGAATGCTGCTCGACAGCACGAAATGCATCGGGTGCCGCGCGTGCGAGGAGGCGTGCAACGCGGCGAACGCCCTGCCGAAGCCGGAGGTCTCCTTCTCCAGCGAACAGGTGTTCGACCGGACGAGGGACACCGCGCCCGGCGCCTTCACGGTGGTGAACCGGTTCGCGAACCCGAAGGAGCCGGAGAAGCCGATCTTCGTGCGGAAGCAGTGCAACCACTGCAACCAGCCGGCGTGCGCCACCGCGTGCCTCGTGAAGGCGCTGGAGAAGACGCCGGAGGGGCCGGTCATCTACAACAAGGACCGGTGCATGGGGTGCCGGTACTGCATGGTCTCCTGCCCCTTCGACGTGCCGAAGTACGAGTACGACTCCGCGATGCCGTACGTCCGGAAGTGCGTCTTCTGCCACGAACGGGTGAAGAGGGGGGAGCAGCCCGCGTGCTCGGAGGCGTGCCCCGAGGGGGCGACCCTCTTCGGGAAGCGGCGGGAACTGATGGAGATCGCGCGGCAGCGGATCTACCGGAACCCGGATCGGTACCACCCCCGGATCTACGGGGAGCACGAGGCCGGCGGGACCGCGTGGCTGTTCCTTTCGAGCGTCCCGTTCGAGCAGGTCGGCTTCCGCGGCGACATCGGGACGAAGTCGTACCCGGAGATGACGTCCGGGTTCCTGTACGCCGTCCCGCACATCTTCATCCTCTGGCCGACGTTCCTCTTCGGCCTGAGCTATCTCTCGAAGCGGAGCACCAAGGAGGACGGACATGGAGAGGAATAG